The following are encoded together in the Citrus sinensis cultivar Valencia sweet orange chromosome 1, DVS_A1.0, whole genome shotgun sequence genome:
- the LOC102630637 gene encoding uncharacterized protein LOC102630637, producing the protein MLREEKVNPEDDSHLTDHLRARESEISSSSSSKFIDDVMFDRYLTEANDLPKHAKECMKSGWDEERAEMILHKSARLLSQAIAMQHMSLLAVDQLGNTYLVREELKLHFSRKLRRLLLEGDVISVEEQKRILKGLDYQFMNKDKIASLLVDACEECEELLVKAGRKYRLALSIDGNDVRALYNWGLALFFLVQLIGYWTRNSI; encoded by the exons ATGTTAAGAGAAGAGAAGGTGAATCCTGAGGATGATTCCCATCTGACTGATCACTTGCGTGCTCGTGAGAGTGAGATCAGTTCCTCTTCGTCTTctaaatttattgatgatgTGATGTTTGATAGGTATCTCACGGAAGCCAATGATCTTCCGAAACACGCAAAAGAGTGTATGAAGAGTGGTTGGGATGAGGAGCGTGCAGAGATGATATTGCACAAGTCTGCCAGGTTACTCTCTCAGGCCATAGCTATGCAGCACATGAGTTTGTTAGCTGTGGACCAATTGGGCAACACATATCTTGTTCGTGAAGAACTAAAGCTACATTTTAGCCGCAAGCTGAGAAGACTCCTTTTGGAAGGTGATGTCATATCTGTTGAGGAACAGAAAAGAATACTCAAGGGGTTAGATTATCAGTTTatgaataaagataaaattgcaTCTCTTCTTGTCGATGCTTGTGAGGAGTGTGAAGAACTCCTTGTGAAGGCTGGTAGAAAATATAGGTTGGCTCTGTCGATTGATGGGAATGACGTGAGAGCCCTATATAACTGGGGTCTTGCACTCTTCTTCCTTGTGCAACTAATTGGATATTGGACCA GAAACAGCATTTGA